From the Paenibacillus sp. FSL H8-0548 genome, one window contains:
- a CDS encoding AraC family transcriptional regulator has protein sequence MPNEVFLSADHFPLVRDIGVNRTESLYTHPNRVADFDVFLFVVHGCMQVIEEGTEYFVKENEHLFLKKGIHHWGLPATLPGTTWYWIHFDLPLDEQMNYREHAPLPEIEYYQRDHYQYLIPMPKYGSSAFHSDLEPRLRALTADYFKPAEHRMVHVSLRVCQLFLELQKEVAQQGNGPLKSKTDTISSRVMSFLLEHAEGDFDSLSISAHMNLNYSYLSSMFKEQTGQTIVEAHARLRMGKAIEWMRNSTLNVSEISEKLGYRNPYYFSRVFKKILGQSPSSYMQQLYKS, from the coding sequence TTGCCTAACGAAGTTTTTTTGAGTGCCGACCACTTCCCGCTCGTTCGCGATATCGGTGTGAACCGTACAGAGTCTCTTTATACTCACCCCAACCGAGTCGCTGATTTTGACGTATTTCTCTTTGTTGTTCATGGGTGCATGCAAGTCATTGAAGAAGGCACGGAGTATTTTGTGAAGGAGAACGAGCATTTATTTTTGAAAAAAGGAATACATCACTGGGGTCTTCCCGCAACGCTACCAGGTACAACCTGGTACTGGATTCACTTCGACCTGCCATTAGACGAACAAATGAACTATCGAGAGCATGCGCCTCTGCCAGAAATCGAATATTATCAGCGGGATCATTATCAATATCTCATTCCGATGCCGAAATATGGATCGTCTGCGTTTCATTCCGATCTGGAACCAAGGCTGCGAGCGTTGACTGCTGATTATTTCAAACCTGCGGAGCACCGCATGGTGCATGTCAGCCTTCGCGTCTGTCAGCTGTTTCTCGAACTGCAGAAGGAAGTCGCGCAGCAAGGCAATGGACCTCTAAAGAGTAAAACAGACACTATTTCCAGCCGAGTGATGAGCTTTTTATTGGAGCATGCAGAAGGGGACTTTGATTCCCTCAGCATCTCAGCCCATATGAACCTGAATTACAGCTACCTGTCCTCGATGTTCAAGGAGCAAACCGGGCAAACGATCGTTGAGGCACACGCACGCTTGCGTATGGGGAAGGCTATCGAGTGGATGAGAAACAGCACGCTGAACGTCTCTGAGATCAGTGAGAAGCTAGGCTACCGCAATCCGTATTACTTCAGCCGCGTGTTCAAGAAAATACTGGGTCAATCACCCTCCTCGTACATGCAGCAGCTCTACAAATCTTAA
- a CDS encoding ECF transporter S component — protein sequence MSEKPLAANHRLSRRTWLSAVLILIVIPATILLGIFVLDDRKYYFISLLIVFYTMLPFALVFEQRKPQARELIVIAVLAAIAVAGRSAFFMLPQFKPVIAIVIIAGVSFGAEAGFLVGATAGFVSNFFFGQGPWTPWQMFCFGIIGFLAGILFKKGLLRKTRLSLCIFGGLSTFLIYGGIINFGSSMMFTSQSSWQALLAIYISGFWFDMVHAAATVVFLFILARPMLEKLDRIKTKYGLIEPGAKKG from the coding sequence ATGTCAGAGAAGCCGTTAGCAGCAAATCATCGTCTTAGCCGCCGAACATGGCTGTCTGCTGTACTTATTTTGATTGTCATTCCGGCGACCATTCTGTTAGGGATATTTGTACTGGATGACCGGAAATATTATTTTATTAGTCTATTAATTGTCTTCTATACGATGCTTCCCTTTGCACTCGTGTTTGAGCAACGAAAGCCGCAGGCACGTGAGCTAATCGTTATAGCGGTGCTCGCTGCTATTGCTGTAGCTGGCCGATCGGCGTTTTTTATGCTGCCGCAGTTCAAGCCTGTTATCGCCATCGTTATTATTGCGGGTGTCAGCTTTGGTGCGGAGGCAGGTTTTCTTGTAGGCGCGACCGCCGGGTTTGTATCTAATTTTTTCTTTGGACAAGGTCCATGGACGCCATGGCAAATGTTCTGCTTTGGCATCATAGGTTTTTTGGCAGGTATTTTATTTAAAAAGGGCTTGCTGAGGAAGACCAGGCTTTCACTTTGTATATTCGGCGGATTATCAACCTTTTTGATTTATGGCGGAATTATTAATTTTGGCTCTAGTATGATGTTTACTTCACAGTCCTCTTGGCAAGCACTGCTAGCCATCTATATTTCTGGATTTTGGTTTGATATGGTGCATGCTGCTGCAACGGTTGTATTCCTCTTTATACTCGCGCGGCCGATGCTTGAGAAGCTAGACCGGATAAAAACGAAGTATGGACTTATTGAGCCAGGCGCTAAAAAGGGCTGA
- a CDS encoding DUF4430 domain-containing protein yields the protein MNNKKMNNKKWLTALLIIGVLAIAFFWGGNYPKSSEKLANSSIEAEVALETTDSAISDDLQQDDPISTADNAEAATPMPADAAKPEATPLPSPSADPVKPAETAASTHVDKVTQTEAPSKDKSTPKKEVDKKPAASKDKFLTEPAPEGQPSPVEWQDTEVDKAQKLTVTLSVSAETVLDHLDTFNKDKLEVLPKDGIIYKAQKVTFYEGESVFDVLLREMKNNKIHMEFNMTPLYNSNYVEGISNIYEFDGGELSGWMFKVNEWYPNYGSSRYLLKDGDVVEWVYTFDLGRDIGGYNASAGDKE from the coding sequence ATGAATAACAAAAAAATGAATAACAAAAAATGGTTGACAGCTTTATTGATCATTGGCGTGCTCGCTATTGCGTTTTTCTGGGGCGGAAATTATCCGAAGAGCTCGGAGAAGCTGGCGAATAGCAGCATAGAGGCTGAGGTCGCTCTTGAGACGACTGATTCGGCGATTTCTGATGATCTGCAGCAGGATGATCCGATAAGCACAGCAGATAACGCTGAAGCGGCGACGCCAATGCCTGCAGATGCTGCAAAGCCTGAGGCAACACCGCTGCCATCACCATCGGCAGACCCGGTTAAGCCAGCAGAAACTGCTGCTTCAACCCATGTGGATAAAGTGACGCAGACTGAGGCGCCAAGCAAAGACAAAAGCACTCCAAAAAAAGAAGTGGATAAGAAACCAGCTGCAAGCAAGGATAAATTTCTGACGGAGCCAGCGCCAGAGGGACAACCGAGCCCAGTAGAATGGCAGGATACCGAGGTCGATAAGGCGCAGAAATTAACGGTTACCTTATCCGTAAGCGCAGAAACGGTATTAGACCATTTGGATACGTTCAATAAAGATAAGCTTGAAGTATTGCCGAAGGACGGCATCATCTATAAAGCGCAGAAGGTAACCTTTTATGAAGGGGAGTCTGTGTTTGATGTATTGCTTAGAGAAATGAAAAATAACAAGATTCATATGGAGTTTAACATGACGCCTCTCTATAACAGCAACTACGTAGAAGGCATTAGCAATATATATGAGTTCGACGGCGGCGAGCTGAGCGGATGGATGTTCAAGGTGAATGAATGGTATCCTAATTACGGCAGCAGCCGTTATTTACTGAAGGACGGCGATGTCGTTGAATGGGTGTATACGTTTGATTTAGGGCGGGACATTGGCGGATATAACGCGTCTGCGGGGGATAAGGAATGA
- a CDS encoding DUF6855 family protein: MSILGTKDNPWKLKTPPQSSEYEMYKDEKDGIEILVCTVGKTVLHYDYRCIADLTAMLKGHNDWIELGSADEQKPAKEGTVEAWGRSPENPLGGWYGLKKGFRGRFGMYIPPLMEELGLAEVEHKPRSNRMKSI, from the coding sequence ATGAGCATATTGGGTACAAAGGATAATCCTTGGAAATTAAAAACTCCACCGCAGTCGTCAGAATACGAAATGTACAAAGACGAAAAAGATGGTATTGAAATTTTAGTGTGCACGGTAGGGAAAACGGTTTTGCATTATGATTATCGTTGTATTGCGGATTTAACTGCCATGCTAAAGGGGCATAACGACTGGATAGAGCTAGGCAGTGCAGATGAGCAAAAGCCTGCAAAAGAAGGGACTGTCGAGGCGTGGGGACGTTCGCCTGAAAATCCGCTTGGCGGCTGGTATGGCTTGAAAAAAGGCTTCCGAGGTAGATTTGGCATGTACATACCGCCATTGATGGAGGAATTAGGACTTGCAGAAGTAGAGCATAAGCCAAGAAGCAATCGTATGAAATCAATATAA
- a CDS encoding energy-coupling factor transporter transmembrane component T, whose protein sequence is MMKDRFASFHPIVNFVFFVAVLLFSMVFMHPILQVLSLLSAVIYSILLNGKKAVKFNLLYMLPLLLITAVLNPLFNHAGITILFYLKNGNPITLESILYGISAACMFVTVMVWFSCYNAVMTSDKFIYLFGKIMPALSLVFSMVLRFVPRYLTQIKVISNAQKCIGRDVSQGSMLTRAKNGMTILSIMTTWALENAIETADSMKSRGYGLPGRTSFSLFRFDNRDKVVLLIVLGFIVLVLLGAAMGENTIRFFPSIKAQAMTPFSIAVYIAYFGLCMMPVIINVVEDRKWKRIESRI, encoded by the coding sequence ATGATGAAGGATCGCTTCGCTTCCTTCCATCCCATCGTTAATTTTGTGTTTTTTGTTGCTGTGCTGCTGTTTAGCATGGTCTTTATGCACCCGATTCTTCAGGTGCTTTCTTTATTAAGTGCGGTTATTTATTCGATTCTGTTGAATGGAAAAAAGGCTGTTAAATTTAATTTGCTTTATATGCTTCCATTGCTGCTCATAACAGCAGTTTTGAATCCTTTATTTAATCATGCAGGCATAACGATTTTGTTTTATTTGAAAAATGGCAATCCGATTACGCTCGAATCCATTCTTTATGGTATTTCTGCAGCTTGTATGTTTGTGACCGTCATGGTCTGGTTTTCCTGCTACAACGCAGTTATGACCTCGGATAAATTCATCTATCTTTTTGGTAAAATAATGCCTGCGCTCTCGTTGGTTTTTTCGATGGTGCTGCGTTTTGTCCCTCGTTATTTAACGCAAATAAAGGTTATATCGAATGCGCAAAAATGTATCGGCAGGGATGTATCCCAGGGCAGTATGCTGACTAGAGCTAAAAATGGAATGACGATTCTCTCGATTATGACGACATGGGCGCTGGAAAATGCAATCGAAACGGCGGATTCAATGAAATCAAGAGGTTATGGGCTGCCAGGGCGCACGAGCTTCTCTTTATTTCGGTTCGATAACCGGGATAAAGTAGTGCTTCTCATTGTGCTCGGATTTATTGTGCTCGTATTGCTTGGCGCTGCAATGGGCGAGAATACGATACGATTTTTTCCTTCTATTAAAGCACAAGCAATGACGCCGTTTAGTATCGCCGTTTATATCGCCTATTTTGGACTCTGTATGATGCCAGTCATAATCAACGTGGTGGAGGATAGAAAATGGAAACGTATCGAATCGAGGATCTAG
- a CDS encoding S-layer homology domain-containing protein: MMRKNRFVAWALVISLLLSTGFWSRDAASAASRVDLHHLYTDADAFSDWAYSAIGDATQNGFVQGSNGKFNPKAAVTRAEFAKMLVSVLKLDMTLDRAGNFTDVAKKDWFYPYVTAADHAGYMSGFNERFNPNESITREQLAATLVRALAIEPIKSPAVIKDIDAAAAWAKADIETIVAFELMTGDQSGFQPKASVTREMAAVVAMRAYDYKLAEKPAENETDPDKIDAITKQIIQTAAFMQKAVTDPAIASVGGDWTIVALARSSAAVPDAYFANYLSNVEKTMKEKAGKLHSVKYTEYDRVILALTALGKNIDDVAGYSLREPLADYETLIKQGINGPIFALIALDSKHYEIPVVAGVKTQTTRELLIDFILNRELQDGGWALGANADAADADVTAMVIQGLTPYYETKDNVKAAVDRAITWLSKAQSADGGFASGDSVSSESVAQVIVALSGLGIHPHQDSRFVKNGYSTIDALLSFAAPNGGFYHVKQGGTDNGGAKPGEVDLMASDQALYSLVAYERMVKGQTGLYDMTDVKG, encoded by the coding sequence ATGATGAGAAAAAATAGGTTTGTGGCGTGGGCTTTAGTTATAAGTTTGCTTCTTTCAACGGGCTTTTGGAGCAGGGATGCAGCGAGTGCTGCAAGCCGTGTTGATTTACACCATTTGTATACGGATGCAGATGCCTTCTCTGATTGGGCATACAGCGCGATCGGCGATGCTACGCAAAATGGCTTCGTGCAAGGCAGCAATGGGAAATTTAATCCGAAGGCTGCGGTTACAAGAGCAGAGTTTGCTAAAATGCTAGTCTCTGTTCTTAAGCTGGATATGACCTTGGACAGGGCTGGGAATTTTACTGATGTTGCGAAAAAGGATTGGTTTTATCCTTATGTGACGGCGGCTGATCATGCGGGATATATGTCCGGCTTTAATGAAAGGTTTAATCCGAATGAGAGTATTACCCGTGAGCAATTGGCAGCAACTCTCGTGAGGGCATTGGCGATCGAGCCCATTAAGTCACCAGCAGTCATTAAAGATATAGATGCGGCCGCCGCTTGGGCGAAGGCAGATATTGAAACAATTGTTGCTTTTGAATTAATGACGGGCGATCAATCAGGCTTCCAGCCAAAGGCTTCTGTAACGAGAGAAATGGCGGCCGTTGTAGCGATGAGAGCCTACGATTACAAGCTAGCAGAAAAGCCTGCTGAGAACGAGACAGATCCTGACAAAATAGATGCGATAACGAAGCAGATCATTCAAACGGCAGCCTTTATGCAGAAGGCTGTAACTGATCCGGCTATTGCAAGTGTCGGCGGTGATTGGACTATCGTAGCACTGGCACGTTCAAGTGCAGCGGTTCCAGATGCCTATTTTGCTAACTATTTATCGAATGTAGAAAAAACGATGAAGGAAAAAGCAGGCAAGCTTCATAGCGTGAAATATACGGAATACGATAGAGTTATTTTGGCGCTGACCGCACTTGGGAAAAACATTGACGACGTTGCAGGCTACAGCCTAAGAGAACCTCTTGCCGACTATGAAACGTTAATCAAGCAGGGCATTAACGGTCCGATTTTCGCGCTTATTGCGCTCGACAGCAAGCACTATGAAATTCCAGTTGTTGCAGGCGTGAAGACGCAGACCACGAGAGAGCTTCTGATTGATTTTATTTTGAACAGGGAGCTTCAGGACGGTGGATGGGCGTTAGGCGCAAATGCTGATGCGGCAGATGCAGATGTTACAGCTATGGTCATTCAGGGGCTTACACCTTATTACGAAACAAAGGATAACGTAAAAGCGGCCGTAGATCGTGCCATTACCTGGCTGTCGAAGGCACAAAGTGCAGATGGAGGGTTTGCAAGCGGGGACTCTGTTAGCTCGGAGAGCGTTGCTCAAGTTATCGTAGCTTTGTCGGGCCTAGGCATTCATCCACATCAGGATTCGAGATTTGTTAAAAATGGATATTCCACCATCGATGCTTTATTAAGCTTCGCTGCACCAAACGGAGGATTTTATCATGTGAAGCAGGGTGGAACGGATAATGGCGGAGCGAAGCCCGGAGAAGTGGATTTGATGGCATCGGATCAAGCCTTGTACAGTCTTGTTGCTTATGAGCGAATGGTTAAAGGACAAACGGGTCTATATGATATGACGGATGTAAAAGGATGA
- a CDS encoding ATP-binding cassette domain-containing protein, with translation METYRIEDLVFTFPDQEKETLSHINLTIQSGEFITICGKSGCGKSTLLRQLKTILTPHGERSGNVFFCGKKVEEIDQRTQASEIGFVLQNPDNQIVTDKVWHELAFGLESLGYDKSTIRLRVAEMASFFGIHTWFHKNVAELSGGQKQLLNLASIMAMHPSVLILDEPTSQLDPIAASDFLETVKKINRELGTTIIMTEHRLEDILPISDRLYVLDKGAILAEGSPQQVGAALNSMNHPMFLSMPSPMQIHAGVSNSLAAPVTVKEGRQWLNAYLADKTAAEMIEPKEKLEEAAASIAIQLKDVWFKHDKSGPDIIKDLSFTVREGQFYCIVGGNGTGKTTTLSLISSILQPYRGKVLIGGKNPSKMSTKELFTKNVGILPQNPQTLFVKKTVELDLYEMLSQAPLTKAEKEEKVEAVVRFAELEHLLAMHPYDLSGGEQQRAALAKVLLLEPKILLLDEPTKGLDGFFKEKLAAFLQKLNDNGVTIVMVSHDIEFCAKYGEVCSMFFDGSIITTNKTNKFFAGNSFYTTAANRMARHIWKDGVTIEGVIELCQRSR, from the coding sequence ATGGAAACGTATCGAATCGAGGATCTAGTTTTTACTTTCCCTGATCAGGAGAAAGAGACGCTCTCTCATATCAATCTGACGATCCAAAGCGGAGAATTTATTACGATATGCGGAAAATCAGGCTGTGGAAAGAGCACGCTGCTCAGGCAACTAAAAACGATTCTTACACCGCATGGAGAGCGGAGCGGAAATGTTTTTTTCTGCGGCAAGAAAGTGGAAGAAATAGATCAGCGTACGCAAGCATCGGAGATTGGCTTTGTGCTCCAAAATCCGGACAATCAAATTGTTACGGATAAGGTATGGCATGAGCTTGCCTTTGGCCTCGAGAGCTTAGGCTATGACAAGTCTACGATTCGGCTGCGCGTGGCAGAGATGGCCAGCTTTTTCGGCATTCACACCTGGTTTCACAAAAATGTAGCAGAGCTCTCCGGCGGACAAAAGCAGCTGCTCAATTTGGCATCCATTATGGCGATGCACCCATCCGTGCTCATTCTTGATGAGCCGACTTCTCAGCTTGATCCGATCGCAGCTTCGGATTTTCTAGAAACCGTGAAAAAAATAAATCGCGAGCTTGGTACAACGATCATTATGACCGAGCATCGGCTGGAAGATATATTACCGATTTCCGATCGTCTATACGTCCTAGATAAGGGAGCGATTCTTGCCGAAGGCTCGCCGCAGCAGGTTGGAGCAGCCCTAAACAGCATGAATCATCCGATGTTTCTCTCGATGCCGTCACCGATGCAGATTCATGCAGGAGTCAGCAATAGTTTAGCTGCACCCGTTACGGTAAAGGAAGGCCGTCAGTGGCTTAATGCCTACCTTGCGGACAAAACAGCAGCGGAGATGATCGAACCAAAGGAGAAGCTTGAGGAGGCCGCGGCTTCTATCGCGATCCAGCTCAAGGACGTCTGGTTTAAGCACGACAAGAGCGGGCCGGACATTATTAAGGATTTGTCTTTTACGGTAAGGGAAGGACAGTTCTATTGTATCGTGGGCGGCAACGGAACTGGCAAGACTACGACATTATCGCTCATTAGCAGCATCCTGCAGCCCTATCGGGGGAAGGTGCTTATCGGAGGTAAGAACCCTTCGAAAATGAGTACGAAAGAGCTGTTCACTAAAAATGTAGGCATCCTTCCGCAAAATCCGCAAACGCTGTTTGTGAAAAAAACAGTCGAGCTGGATTTATATGAAATGCTGTCTCAAGCACCGTTAACGAAAGCGGAAAAAGAGGAAAAGGTGGAGGCTGTCGTTAGGTTTGCTGAGCTTGAGCATTTGCTTGCCATGCATCCGTACGACTTAAGCGGCGGTGAGCAGCAGCGGGCAGCACTTGCTAAGGTGTTGTTGTTGGAGCCCAAAATATTGCTGCTTGATGAGCCTACCAAGGGCTTGGACGGTTTTTTCAAGGAAAAGCTAGCCGCATTTCTGCAAAAGCTTAATGACAATGGCGTGACCATTGTTATGGTCTCTCATGATATCGAGTTTTGTGCAAAATACGGTGAGGTATGCTCCATGTTTTTTGATGGAAGCATTATTACAACGAACAAAACAAACAAGTTTTTTGCAGGAAACAGCTTTTATACGACGGCTGCAAACCGGATGGCCCGGCATATATGGAAAGATGGAGTAACAATAGAAGGTGTGATTGAGCTATGTCAGAGAAGCCGTTAG
- a CDS encoding beta-L-arabinofuranosidase domain-containing protein, giving the protein MIHNTFKEFSAGSVQLSPGPLQARFQLNKQYIMSLTNDNLLRNFYLEAGLWSYSGNGGTTSATTTTMDGPENWHWGWESPTCELRGHMMGHWLSAAARIYMQTGDLLVKAKADFIVAELGRCQASIGSGWLAAFPESYMQRVMQGKWVWAPHYTIHKLLMGLHEMYKFTGNEQALAIMAQMADWFHQWTDTFTREQMDELLDLETGGMLETWADLYAITGETKHRDLIERYDRRRFFDALLAGRDVLTNKHANTQIPEILGAAKAWEVTGDVRYRQVVEAFWQIAVDERGYLATGASDDAELWLPGGDMTRLGVGQEHCVNYNMMRLAHVLLQWTGNPKYADYWERRFINGVLAHQHNETGMIAYFLSLGAGSKKKWGTATQHFWCCHGTLVQANAAYHEQIFMKEDAGIAIMQWLPSSLTTKLGDRPIGVTIRQDGQNGLYPLQSWNLDGMTAITKVDMPSIPTHRPDRFIYEIEISLSLKEQFCLKLRLPWWLQEKAVISINGVEQEGDWQPTSYVMLEREWEDGDIVRVELPKALRAEQLPGEAGTYAFMDGPIVLAGLVDEQRRLIGNAEQLETLLVPDRERNHSWWNSGYYRTRGQERGIRFVPLYEIKDESYTVYFPLMTENHLPN; this is encoded by the coding sequence TTGATACATAATACATTCAAAGAATTTTCCGCTGGAAGCGTGCAGCTGTCCCCGGGACCGCTTCAAGCGCGGTTTCAATTAAATAAACAATATATCATGAGTTTGACGAACGATAATTTGCTCCGCAATTTTTATCTGGAAGCGGGACTTTGGAGCTATAGCGGCAATGGAGGGACGACTAGCGCGACTACAACGACTATGGATGGTCCGGAAAATTGGCATTGGGGCTGGGAGTCCCCGACCTGTGAGCTGCGTGGTCATATGATGGGGCACTGGCTGTCTGCAGCTGCTCGCATTTACATGCAAACAGGTGACCTGCTCGTTAAAGCGAAGGCTGATTTTATCGTCGCTGAATTAGGCAGATGTCAGGCGTCGATCGGCAGCGGCTGGCTTGCTGCATTTCCAGAATCCTATATGCAACGCGTGATGCAGGGGAAATGGGTATGGGCGCCGCATTATACGATTCATAAGCTGCTGATGGGGCTTCATGAAATGTATAAATTTACTGGGAACGAGCAAGCACTTGCGATTATGGCTCAAATGGCGGATTGGTTCCACCAGTGGACCGATACGTTTACTCGTGAGCAAATGGATGAGCTGCTCGATTTGGAAACAGGAGGAATGCTGGAGACTTGGGCTGACCTCTATGCAATTACTGGAGAAACGAAGCATCGAGACTTAATCGAGCGTTACGATCGGCGTCGTTTTTTTGATGCGCTTCTCGCCGGTAGGGACGTTCTTACGAATAAGCATGCAAATACTCAAATTCCGGAAATTTTAGGAGCTGCCAAGGCGTGGGAAGTAACGGGTGACGTGCGTTACCGCCAAGTAGTAGAAGCGTTCTGGCAGATTGCCGTGGATGAGCGTGGTTATCTAGCAACAGGCGCGAGTGATGATGCAGAGCTATGGCTGCCGGGCGGCGATATGACGCGTTTGGGCGTTGGGCAGGAGCATTGTGTAAATTACAATATGATGCGCCTTGCCCATGTATTGCTTCAGTGGACAGGCAATCCGAAATATGCAGATTACTGGGAGCGCAGGTTCATTAATGGCGTATTAGCGCATCAGCATAATGAAACGGGCATGATTGCTTATTTCTTAAGCTTGGGCGCGGGCAGCAAGAAGAAATGGGGCACAGCTACTCAGCATTTTTGGTGCTGTCACGGCACGCTCGTGCAAGCGAATGCAGCTTATCACGAGCAAATCTTTATGAAGGAGGATGCGGGCATTGCTATTATGCAATGGCTGCCGTCGTCGCTAACAACGAAGCTTGGTGATAGGCCAATCGGAGTAACGATTCGTCAGGATGGACAAAATGGGCTGTATCCGCTCCAATCCTGGAATTTGGATGGGATGACGGCGATTACGAAGGTGGATATGCCGTCTATTCCGACTCATCGCCCGGATCGCTTTATTTATGAAATTGAAATTTCACTTTCTTTAAAAGAGCAGTTCTGCCTAAAGCTGAGACTTCCGTGGTGGCTGCAAGAGAAAGCCGTGATCTCGATCAACGGTGTGGAGCAGGAGGGTGATTGGCAGCCTACCTCCTATGTGATGCTTGAGCGTGAATGGGAGGATGGAGACATTGTACGTGTCGAGCTTCCGAAGGCACTGAGGGCTGAACAGCTGCCAGGCGAAGCGGGAACTTATGCCTTTATGGATGGTCCGATCGTACTCGCAGGGCTGGTGGATGAGCAGCGGCGGCTGATTGGAAATGCTGAGCAGCTGGAAACTCTGCTCGTCCCAGATCGGGAACGTAACCATAGCTGGTGGAACTCTGGCTATTACCGTACGAGAGGGCAGGAGAGGGGCATTCGGTTTGTTCCTCTGTATGAAATAAAGGATGAAAGCTATACCGTATATTTTCCGCTTATGACAGAAAACCATTTACCGAATTAA
- a CDS encoding universal stress protein, translating to MKTGSMDESILVCVYYGPNGERLIRRGGKIAKMLNCPLYVLTVDRQPEDEWDIEKNHYISAWKTIADDFGADQFIVKYNETRPVAKVISDVAKQKNVTQIVLGQTAQSRWEEITKGSIINVLLNEIPFVDLHIVSVSRELKHQEGFYEKGIRAYLLEEAGGYKLCFNHTHLDKYEGIFYKEVGTDFNNGVFKFMKGKEMIEVAVYDDYIKDINNGKK from the coding sequence ATGAAGACAGGAAGCATGGATGAAAGCATACTCGTCTGTGTATATTATGGTCCTAACGGTGAACGACTCATTCGCAGAGGCGGGAAAATTGCTAAAATGCTTAATTGTCCTCTGTATGTTTTAACAGTCGATCGCCAGCCGGAAGACGAGTGGGATATCGAAAAAAATCACTATATTTCAGCTTGGAAAACAATTGCAGATGACTTCGGAGCGGATCAGTTCATTGTAAAATATAATGAAACACGTCCAGTTGCGAAAGTGATCAGTGATGTTGCAAAACAAAAAAATGTAACACAAATCGTTTTGGGTCAGACTGCACAAAGCCGCTGGGAAGAAATTACGAAAGGCTCCATTATTAATGTCCTTTTGAATGAAATTCCATTCGTAGATTTGCACATTGTTTCGGTGTCTCGAGAACTGAAACATCAAGAGGGCTTTTATGAAAAAGGAATTCGTGCCTATTTGCTGGAGGAAGCCGGAGGCTATAAGCTTTGCTTCAACCATACGCATTTAGATAAGTACGAAGGAATTTTCTACAAAGAAGTCGGGACAGATTTCAACAATGGTGTTTTCAAGTTCATGAAGGGCAAAGAGATGATTGAAGTTGCCGTCTATGACGATTACATCAAGGACATTAATAATGGAAAAAAATAA